The following proteins are encoded in a genomic region of Methylibium petroleiphilum PM1:
- a CDS encoding TRAP transporter small permease subunit — MQNLLLAIDRFSTWIGKLFAWSVVGLTLLISWEVFSRYVLNKPHAWVLDAQIMLYGTLFMCAGAYTLSKAGHVRGDVLYGFFRPRTQATIDLILYIVFFLPGIVALTWAGWFYFNDSLSIREQTFNADPLPVYPFKFVIPFAGGVLLLQGLVEIVRCVICLREGDWPSREEDVEEVDVDKLKEMVHVKDADIEALDKFVVKEGGKA, encoded by the coding sequence ATGCAGAACCTGCTGCTGGCGATCGATCGTTTCTCCACCTGGATCGGCAAGCTGTTCGCCTGGTCAGTGGTCGGATTGACCCTGTTGATCAGCTGGGAGGTGTTCTCCCGCTATGTGCTCAACAAGCCGCATGCCTGGGTGCTCGATGCCCAGATCATGCTGTATGGCACTCTCTTCATGTGCGCCGGCGCCTACACGCTGAGCAAGGCGGGCCACGTGCGCGGCGACGTGCTCTACGGCTTCTTCCGGCCGCGCACGCAGGCCACGATCGACCTGATCCTCTACATCGTGTTCTTCCTGCCGGGCATCGTGGCGCTCACCTGGGCCGGCTGGTTCTACTTCAACGATTCGCTCTCCATCCGCGAGCAGACCTTCAACGCCGATCCGCTGCCGGTCTACCCGTTCAAGTTCGTGATCCCCTTCGCCGGCGGCGTGCTGCTGCTGCAGGGCCTGGTGGAGATCGTGCGCTGCGTGATCTGCCTGCGTGAAGGCGACTGGCCGTCGCGCGAGGAGGACGTCGAGGAAGTCGACGTCGACAAGCTCAAGGAGATGGTGCACGTGAAGGACGCCGACATCGAGGCACTCGACAAGTTCGTCGTCAAGGAAGGCGGCAAGGCATGA
- a CDS encoding TRAP transporter substrate-binding protein, whose translation MTQKTAPQRRRFLKKASAGAVGATAMAAPMVSVAQTTALRFQSTWPSKDIFHEYAQDFATKVNNMAGGRLKIEVLPAGSVVPAFQLLEAVNKGTLDGGHGVVAYHYGKNSALALWGSGPSFGMDPNMLLAWHNYGGGKELLAEIYKSLNMDVVSYLYGPMPTQPFGWFKKPIGKLEDIKGTKFRTVGLAVDMYTDMGAAVNPLPGGEIVPALDRGLIDGAEFNNASSDRLLGFPDVVKNCMLQSFHQSGEQFEILFNKGKLDALPAELKAIVDYGVQAASADMSWKAAHRNSLDYGELKKAGVKFYKTPDAILRAQLAAWDKIIAKKGGENPLFQKVIDSQKAFAARAGQWWNDYTVDFKMAYNHYFGAKKA comes from the coding sequence ATGACCCAGAAGACCGCCCCGCAACGTCGTCGCTTCCTCAAGAAGGCTTCCGCCGGTGCCGTCGGCGCCACCGCGATGGCCGCCCCGATGGTGTCGGTCGCGCAGACCACCGCGCTGCGCTTCCAGAGCACCTGGCCCTCGAAGGACATCTTCCACGAGTACGCGCAGGACTTCGCCACCAAGGTCAACAACATGGCCGGTGGCCGGCTGAAGATCGAGGTGCTGCCGGCGGGTTCGGTGGTGCCGGCCTTCCAGCTGCTGGAAGCTGTCAACAAGGGCACGCTCGACGGCGGTCACGGCGTCGTGGCCTACCACTACGGCAAGAACTCGGCGCTGGCGCTGTGGGGTTCGGGCCCGTCCTTCGGCATGGACCCCAACATGCTGCTGGCCTGGCACAACTACGGCGGCGGCAAGGAACTGCTGGCCGAGATCTACAAGAGCCTGAACATGGACGTCGTGTCCTACCTGTATGGCCCGATGCCGACGCAGCCCTTCGGCTGGTTCAAGAAGCCGATCGGCAAGCTCGAGGACATCAAGGGCACCAAGTTCCGCACCGTCGGCCTGGCGGTGGACATGTACACCGACATGGGCGCCGCGGTGAACCCGCTGCCGGGTGGCGAGATCGTGCCGGCGCTGGACCGCGGCCTGATCGACGGTGCCGAGTTCAACAACGCCAGCTCCGACCGCCTGCTCGGCTTCCCCGACGTGGTGAAGAACTGCATGCTGCAGAGCTTCCACCAGAGCGGCGAGCAGTTCGAGATCCTGTTCAACAAGGGCAAGCTCGACGCGCTGCCGGCCGAGCTGAAGGCGATCGTCGACTACGGCGTGCAGGCCGCCAGCGCCGACATGAGCTGGAAGGCCGCGCACCGCAATTCGCTCGACTACGGCGAGCTGAAGAAGGCCGGCGTGAAGTTCTACAAGACGCCCGACGCGATCCTGCGCGCGCAGCTCGCTGCCTGGGACAAGATCATCGCCAAGAAGGGCGGCGAGAACCCGCTGTTCCAGAAGGTGATCGATTCGCAGAAAGCCTTCGCCGCGCGCGCCGGTCAATGGTGGAACGATTACACGGTTGACTTCAAGATGGCCTACAACCATTATTTCGGCGCCAAGAAGGCCTGA
- a CDS encoding LysE family translocator: protein MSSLGIHDLGLFMLTSLVLNLTPGADTLYVMSRSARGGWRHGVAGAFGVGLGCMGHAVAAALGVAAVLAASRWAFDALKWAGALYLAWLGLQMLRAAWRGADAAAEASDQTVAPLPTLRQSFTAGLLTNLLNPKVGLFFLAFVPQFVDVHAGLPLPAFLLLGLLFNLSGVSWLLLVALLTDRVRGRVAPALRRALQALGGGLFLLLAARLASARGAG, encoded by the coding sequence TTGAGCAGCCTCGGCATCCACGACCTCGGGCTGTTCATGCTGACCAGCCTGGTGCTCAACCTCACGCCCGGTGCCGATACGCTGTACGTCATGAGCCGCAGCGCGCGCGGCGGCTGGCGCCATGGCGTGGCGGGCGCCTTCGGCGTCGGCCTGGGCTGCATGGGCCACGCGGTCGCGGCCGCGCTGGGCGTGGCCGCGGTGCTGGCCGCGTCGCGCTGGGCCTTCGACGCGCTCAAGTGGGCCGGCGCCCTCTATCTGGCCTGGCTGGGCTTGCAGATGCTGCGCGCGGCGTGGCGCGGGGCCGATGCCGCGGCCGAGGCGTCGGACCAGACGGTGGCGCCGCTCCCGACGCTGCGCCAATCGTTCACCGCCGGGTTGCTGACCAACCTGCTGAACCCCAAGGTCGGGCTGTTCTTCCTGGCCTTCGTGCCGCAGTTCGTCGACGTGCATGCCGGCCTGCCGCTGCCGGCCTTCCTGCTGCTCGGCCTGTTGTTCAACCTGAGCGGCGTGAGCTGGCTGCTGCTCGTCGCCCTGCTGACCGACCGGGTGCGGGGCCGGGTGGCGCCGGCGCTGCGGCGGGCGCTGCAGGCGCTCGGCGGCGGGCTCTTCCTGCTGCTCGCGGCGCGTCTCGCGAGCGCCCGCGGCGCGGGCTGA
- a CDS encoding acetyl-CoA C-acyltransferase: MSTDDPVVIVSAARTPIGGLLGDLAALAAWELGAVAIRAAVERAGVPGDAVDEVLMGNCLMAGQGQAPARQAARKAGLPDSAGAVTLSKMCGSGMRALMFGHDMLAAGSAEVVVAGGMESMTNAPHLSFVRKGLKYGAAVLYDHMALDGLEDAYERGKSMGVFAEQCVSYYSFRREAMDAFAVASTQRAIAAHNDGSFDWEIAPVTLAGRAGDVTVDRDEQPFKAKLDKITALKPAFGKDGTITAATSSSISDGAAALVLMRASTARARGLAPIAVLRAHAVHAQAPAWFSTAPAGAIRKVLQKTGWSVRDVDLWEINEAFAAVTMAAMTDFELPHERVNVHGGACALGHPIGASGARIVVTLLGALQRRGLRRGVAALCIGGGEATALAVELP, from the coding sequence ATGTCCACCGATGATCCGGTCGTGATCGTGTCGGCTGCGCGAACGCCGATCGGCGGGTTGCTCGGCGACCTGGCGGCGCTGGCGGCCTGGGAACTGGGCGCCGTCGCGATCCGCGCCGCGGTCGAACGCGCCGGCGTGCCGGGCGACGCCGTCGACGAGGTGCTGATGGGCAATTGCCTGATGGCGGGCCAGGGCCAGGCGCCGGCCCGCCAGGCGGCGCGCAAGGCCGGCCTTCCGGACTCGGCCGGCGCGGTGACGCTGTCGAAGATGTGCGGCTCCGGCATGCGCGCGCTGATGTTCGGCCATGACATGCTGGCGGCCGGCTCGGCCGAGGTGGTGGTGGCCGGCGGCATGGAGAGCATGACGAACGCACCGCACCTGAGCTTCGTGCGCAAGGGGCTGAAGTACGGCGCGGCGGTGCTGTACGACCACATGGCGCTCGACGGCCTGGAGGACGCCTACGAGCGCGGCAAGTCGATGGGCGTATTCGCCGAACAGTGCGTCAGCTATTACAGCTTCCGGCGCGAGGCGATGGACGCGTTCGCGGTGGCGTCGACGCAGCGCGCGATCGCGGCCCACAACGACGGCAGCTTCGACTGGGAGATCGCGCCGGTCACGCTGGCCGGCAGGGCGGGCGACGTGACCGTCGACCGCGACGAGCAGCCCTTCAAGGCCAAGCTCGACAAGATCACGGCGCTGAAGCCGGCCTTCGGCAAGGACGGCACGATCACCGCCGCCACCTCGTCGAGCATCTCCGACGGCGCCGCGGCGCTGGTGCTGATGCGTGCCTCCACCGCCCGCGCGCGCGGCCTCGCGCCGATCGCCGTGCTGCGCGCGCACGCGGTGCATGCGCAGGCGCCGGCCTGGTTCTCCACCGCGCCGGCCGGCGCGATCCGCAAGGTGCTGCAGAAGACCGGCTGGTCGGTGCGCGACGTCGACCTGTGGGAGATCAACGAGGCCTTCGCCGCGGTGACGATGGCGGCGATGACCGATTTCGAGCTGCCGCACGAGCGTGTCAACGTGCACGGCGGGGCCTGCGCGCTGGGCCACCCGATCGGCGCGTCGGGGGCCCGCATCGTCGTGACGCTGCTGGGCGCGCTGCAGCGGCGCGGGCTGCGGCGTGGCGTGGCGGCGCTGTGCATCGGCGGCGGCGAGGCCACGGCACTGGCGGTCGAGCTGCCTTGA
- the aceK gene encoding bifunctional isocitrate dehydrogenase kinase/phosphatase: protein MAGSFVTTLNDPRAFDIAQALLDGFNRHYKLFRQTSAEAKQRFEAADWHGQQRAQRERIEFYDLRVDEAAERLENEFRASSLSEETWQQVKLYYIGLLINHHQPELAETFFNSVTTKILHRSYFRNDFIFVRPAVSTEYIENEEPDSLPTYRAYYPSRPGSAEGLRETLLRIVDNYQLQREFEDLGRDIDYVLQAFRNQFGDVKLSANFQIQVLASLFFRNKGAYIVGKVINGFRETGFALPVLHNSRELLTIDTALFGEDELLLLFSFARAYFLVDMEIPSAYVQFLRSLMPRKPRWELYNALGLQKQGKNQFYRDFLYHLRHSSDSFRIAPGIKGMVMLVFDLPSFPFVFKVIKDFYPPQKDTTRELIQSKYQLVKTHDRVGRMADSLEYSNVAFPRQRFEPELIEEIRHFCPSLLEEEGDSLVLKHLYIERRMIPLNIYLQEATPEQMKHAVIEYGNAIKDLVAANIFPGDMLWKNFGVTRHGKVVFYDYDEIEYLTDCNFRKVPEPRTEEEEMSGDIWYSVGPKDVFPETFGPFLLGNPTVREVFMQHHAELLDPAFWQGRKDRIAGGYVHDVFPYDPHKRFRRPLGLGFGSLDAEAVSLHPASATTQLGHNPI, encoded by the coding sequence ATGGCGGGCAGCTTCGTCACCACCCTGAACGACCCGCGCGCCTTCGACATCGCCCAGGCGCTGCTCGACGGCTTCAACCGCCACTACAAGCTTTTCCGCCAGACCAGCGCCGAGGCCAAGCAGCGCTTCGAGGCGGCCGACTGGCACGGCCAGCAACGCGCGCAGCGCGAGCGCATCGAGTTCTACGACCTGCGCGTCGACGAGGCCGCGGAGCGGCTGGAGAACGAATTCCGCGCCAGCTCGCTGTCCGAGGAGACCTGGCAGCAGGTGAAGCTGTATTACATCGGCCTGCTGATCAACCACCACCAGCCCGAGCTGGCCGAGACCTTCTTCAACTCGGTCACCACCAAGATCCTGCACCGCAGCTACTTTCGCAACGACTTCATCTTCGTGCGCCCGGCGGTCAGCACCGAGTACATCGAGAACGAGGAGCCGGACTCGCTGCCGACCTACCGCGCCTACTACCCGAGCCGGCCGGGCTCGGCCGAGGGGTTGCGCGAGACGCTGCTGCGCATCGTCGACAACTACCAGCTCCAGCGCGAGTTCGAGGACCTGGGGCGCGACATCGACTACGTGCTGCAGGCGTTTCGCAACCAGTTCGGCGACGTCAAGCTCAGCGCCAACTTCCAGATCCAGGTGCTGGCCTCGCTGTTCTTCCGCAACAAGGGCGCCTACATCGTCGGCAAGGTCATCAACGGCTTTCGCGAGACCGGCTTCGCGCTGCCCGTGTTGCACAACTCGCGCGAACTGCTGACCATCGACACCGCGCTGTTCGGCGAGGACGAGCTGCTGCTGCTGTTCAGCTTCGCGCGCGCCTACTTCCTGGTCGACATGGAGATCCCGTCGGCCTACGTGCAGTTCCTTCGTTCGCTGATGCCGCGCAAGCCGCGCTGGGAGCTGTACAACGCGCTGGGCCTGCAGAAACAGGGCAAGAACCAGTTCTACCGCGACTTCCTCTATCACCTGCGCCACTCTTCGGACAGCTTCCGCATCGCGCCCGGCATCAAGGGCATGGTGATGCTGGTGTTCGACCTGCCGAGCTTCCCGTTCGTGTTCAAGGTCATCAAGGATTTCTACCCGCCGCAGAAGGACACCACGCGCGAGCTGATCCAGAGCAAGTACCAGCTGGTGAAGACGCACGACCGGGTGGGCCGCATGGCCGACTCGCTGGAGTACAGCAACGTGGCCTTCCCGCGCCAGCGCTTCGAGCCCGAGCTGATCGAGGAGATCCGTCACTTCTGCCCCAGCCTGCTGGAGGAGGAGGGCGACAGCCTGGTGCTCAAGCACCTGTACATCGAGCGGCGCATGATCCCGCTCAACATCTACCTGCAGGAGGCCACGCCCGAGCAGATGAAGCATGCCGTCATCGAGTACGGCAACGCCATCAAGGACCTGGTGGCGGCCAACATCTTCCCCGGCGACATGCTGTGGAAGAACTTCGGCGTCACGCGCCACGGCAAGGTGGTGTTCTACGACTACGACGAGATCGAGTACCTGACCGACTGCAACTTCCGCAAGGTGCCCGAGCCGCGTACCGAAGAGGAGGAGATGTCGGGCGACATCTGGTATTCGGTCGGTCCCAAGGACGTGTTCCCCGAGACCTTCGGCCCTTTCCTGCTCGGCAACCCGACGGTGCGCGAGGTGTTCATGCAGCACCATGCCGAGCTGCTGGATCCGGCGTTCTGGCAGGGCCGCAAGGACCGCATCGCCGGCGGCTACGTGCACGACGTCTTCCCCTACGACCCGCACAAGCGCTTCCGCCGGCCGCTGGGGCTGGGCTTCGGCAGCCTCGACGCCGAGGCGGTGTCGCTGCATCCGGCGTCGGCGACCACGCAGCTCGGCCACAACCCCATCTGA
- the can gene encoding carbonate dehydratase codes for MTTDLKELFDNNREWAKQTEVREPGFFSRLLKQQSPQYLWIGCADSRVPANDLVGLLPGELFVHRNVANVVVHSDLNCLSVVQFAIDMLKVQHLIVVGHSGCGGVAAALADRRVGVADNWLRHVQDVRNKHQTWLDGVREIDRVNALCELNVVEQALNLCSTTVVQDAWQRSQQVVIHGWFYGLHNGLLEDLTMTVDSADAVIPAYQRALATVKARYDARGVA; via the coding sequence ATGACCACCGACCTGAAAGAGCTGTTCGACAACAACCGCGAGTGGGCCAAGCAGACCGAGGTGCGCGAACCCGGCTTCTTCTCGCGGCTGCTCAAGCAGCAGTCGCCGCAGTACCTGTGGATTGGCTGCGCCGACAGCCGCGTGCCGGCCAACGACCTGGTCGGCTTGCTGCCCGGCGAGCTGTTCGTGCACCGCAACGTCGCCAACGTGGTGGTGCATTCCGACCTCAACTGCCTGTCCGTCGTGCAGTTCGCGATCGACATGCTGAAGGTGCAGCACCTGATCGTCGTCGGCCACTCCGGCTGCGGCGGCGTGGCCGCGGCGCTGGCCGACCGCCGTGTCGGCGTGGCCGACAACTGGCTGCGCCACGTGCAGGACGTGCGCAACAAGCACCAGACCTGGCTCGACGGCGTGCGCGAGATCGACCGCGTCAACGCGCTGTGCGAGCTCAACGTCGTCGAGCAGGCGCTCAACCTGTGCAGCACCACCGTCGTGCAGGACGCCTGGCAGCGCAGCCAGCAGGTCGTCATCCACGGCTGGTTCTACGGTCTGCACAACGGTCTGCTCGAGGACCTGACGATGACGGTCGACAGCGCCGACGCGGTGATCCCCGCCTACCAGCGGGCGCTCGCCACGGTGAAGGCGCGCTACGACGCCCGGGGGGTCGCCTGA
- a CDS encoding MBL fold metallo-hydrolase: MNALEHQLGYPFGDALPALGDALDVAPGVKWVRMRLPFALDHINLWLLRDRLESPDGPVEGWAIVDCGIGDDTTRAAWEQVFADHLDGLPVLRVIVTHMHPDHIGLADWLTTRWSVIGRDCPLWISATDWNAARIACRSTTGVGGDEAAAHFARHGVTDADALQKIRRRSNYYASMVPSVPQRYHRLLDGETLRVGDHGWRCHVGYGHAPEHIALHCEALGVLISGDMVLPRISTNVSVLDFEPEADPLRLYLESIERMRALPPDTLVLPAHGRPFTGLHTRVDQLRDHHAERFADVLAACAAAPKTATELLPVLFKRPLDLHQTTFALGEAIAHLHALWFDGRLVRQVDRASGVYRFAVAG; encoded by the coding sequence ATGAACGCTCTCGAACACCAATTGGGCTACCCGTTCGGCGATGCCCTGCCCGCGCTGGGCGACGCCCTCGACGTCGCCCCGGGCGTGAAGTGGGTGCGGATGCGGCTGCCGTTCGCGCTGGACCACATCAACCTCTGGCTGCTGCGCGACCGGCTCGAGAGTCCGGACGGCCCGGTGGAAGGCTGGGCCATCGTCGACTGCGGCATCGGCGACGACACCACCCGCGCCGCATGGGAGCAGGTGTTCGCCGACCACCTGGACGGCCTGCCGGTGCTGCGCGTGATCGTGACCCACATGCACCCGGACCACATCGGTCTGGCCGACTGGCTGACCACGCGCTGGAGCGTGATCGGGCGCGACTGCCCGCTGTGGATCAGTGCGACCGACTGGAACGCGGCTCGGATCGCCTGCCGCAGCACCACCGGCGTCGGCGGCGACGAAGCGGCAGCCCACTTCGCGCGCCATGGCGTGACCGACGCCGACGCGCTGCAGAAGATCCGCCGGCGCTCGAACTACTACGCCTCGATGGTGCCGTCGGTGCCGCAGCGCTACCACCGCCTGCTCGACGGCGAGACGCTGCGCGTCGGGGACCATGGCTGGCGTTGCCACGTCGGCTACGGCCATGCGCCGGAGCACATCGCGCTGCATTGCGAGGCGCTCGGCGTGCTGATCTCGGGTGACATGGTGCTGCCGCGCATCAGCACCAACGTCAGCGTGCTCGACTTCGAACCCGAGGCCGACCCGCTGCGGCTCTACCTCGAGTCGATCGAGCGGATGCGCGCGCTGCCGCCCGACACGCTGGTGCTGCCGGCCCATGGCCGCCCCTTCACCGGCCTTCACACCCGCGTCGACCAGTTGCGCGACCACCATGCCGAACGCTTCGCCGACGTGCTGGCCGCCTGCGCCGCCGCCCCGAAGACGGCGACCGAGCTGCTGCCGGTGCTGTTCAAGCGCCCGCTCGACCTGCACCAGACCACCTTCGCGCTGGGCGAGGCGATCGCCCACCTGCACGCGCTGTGGTTCGACGGGCGGCTGGTGCGTCAGGTGGACCGTGCGAGTGGCGTCTACCGCTTCGCCGTCGCCGGCTGA
- a CDS encoding GntR family transcriptional regulator: MSQRRVAGVPPDPPDASPALPTDRVYEAVYAAVIDQRLPPGTRLREEELAQAFAVSRTVVRQALHRLAQDSIIVLQPNRGARVPEPTRRDGEHVFDARRVVECEVVRRLAGKLSAAQLAELRALVAAEERATRSQNKQEAIRLSGRFHLELARLSGNPIFLRLLEELLPTTSLLMALYKAPGEPMCVAHSHRRLLAGLERDGAGAAATEMRRHLNEIERSLSQPASPAVPALRDVFRAYRGGGT; the protein is encoded by the coding sequence ATGAGCCAGCGCCGCGTCGCCGGCGTCCCCCCCGACCCGCCGGACGCCTCGCCGGCGCTGCCGACCGATCGCGTCTACGAGGCGGTCTATGCCGCCGTGATCGACCAGCGCCTGCCGCCCGGCACGCGGCTGCGCGAGGAGGAGCTGGCGCAGGCCTTCGCGGTCTCGCGCACGGTGGTGCGCCAGGCGCTGCACCGGCTGGCGCAGGACAGCATCATCGTGCTGCAGCCCAACCGTGGCGCCCGTGTGCCCGAGCCGACGCGGCGTGACGGCGAGCACGTGTTCGACGCCCGCCGCGTCGTCGAGTGCGAGGTGGTGCGTCGCCTCGCCGGCAAGCTGAGTGCGGCGCAACTGGCCGAGCTGCGCGCGCTGGTGGCGGCCGAGGAGCGTGCGACGCGTTCGCAGAACAAGCAGGAGGCGATCCGCCTGTCAGGCCGCTTCCACCTCGAGCTCGCGCGCCTGAGCGGCAACCCGATCTTCCTGCGGTTGCTGGAGGAGCTGTTGCCGACCACCTCGCTGCTGATGGCGCTGTACAAGGCGCCGGGCGAGCCGATGTGCGTGGCGCACAGCCACCGGCGCCTGCTGGCGGGCCTGGAGCGAGACGGGGCGGGCGCCGCGGCGACGGAGATGCGCCGCCATCTCAACGAGATCGAGCGCTCGCTGTCGCAGCCGGCTTCCCCGGCGGTGCCCGCGCTGCGCGACGTGTTCCGCGCCTACCGCGGCGGCGGCACCTGA
- a CDS encoding ABC transporter permease: MNRDRRSRGFWPLALVFGLFVLFLYGPVITIFVLSFQGPEGGLTLPMRGLSLHWYNELWKGLGVVDIGAALRRSLALGAVVMVLTVLLALSAGLAFRKRLAGADALFYVTVASLIMPSIIVSLGIGLQFRLLDGGIKWLLEAVGATATLESYTTSLGLYTSGLGAHLTWTLPFGLLIMFAVFNRFNPAYEEAARDQGATPWQTFRHVVLPLIGPSVVGIGMFGFTLSWDEIARSSQAIGDLNTLPLELQGLTTTVTTPSIYALGTVTTGISLLVVGLALLGAAALRRRGGRRTGA; this comes from the coding sequence ATGAACCGTGACCGCCGCTCGAGAGGCTTCTGGCCGCTGGCCCTCGTGTTCGGCCTGTTCGTGCTGTTCCTCTACGGCCCGGTGATCACGATCTTCGTGCTGAGCTTCCAGGGCCCCGAGGGCGGGCTGACGCTGCCGATGCGCGGGTTGTCGCTGCACTGGTACAACGAGCTGTGGAAGGGCCTGGGCGTGGTCGACATCGGCGCCGCGCTGCGCCGCTCGCTCGCGCTCGGCGCGGTGGTGATGGTGCTGACGGTGCTGCTGGCGCTGAGCGCCGGGCTGGCCTTCCGCAAGCGCCTGGCCGGTGCCGACGCGCTGTTCTACGTGACCGTGGCCAGCCTGATCATGCCGTCGATCATCGTCTCGCTCGGCATCGGCCTGCAGTTCCGGCTGCTCGACGGCGGCATCAAGTGGCTGCTGGAGGCCGTCGGCGCCACCGCCACGCTCGAGAGCTACACCACCTCGCTGGGTCTCTACACCTCCGGCCTCGGCGCCCACCTGACCTGGACGCTGCCGTTCGGCCTGCTGATCATGTTCGCGGTGTTCAACCGCTTCAACCCGGCCTACGAGGAGGCGGCGCGCGACCAGGGCGCGACGCCGTGGCAGACCTTCCGCCACGTGGTGCTGCCGCTGATCGGGCCGTCGGTGGTGGGCATCGGCATGTTCGGCTTCACGCTGAGCTGGGACGAAATCGCGCGCTCCTCGCAGGCGATCGGCGACCTCAACACCCTGCCGCTGGAGCTGCAGGGCCTGACCACCACCGTCACCACGCCGTCGATCTACGCCCTGGGCACCGTGACCACCGGCATCTCGCTGCTGGTGGTGGGCCTGGCGCTACTCGGTGCGGCCGCGCTGCGCCGCCGCGGCGGCCGGCGCACCGGCGCATGA
- a CDS encoding ABC transporter permease, with amino-acid sequence MKSTALTAGPPAWLQALPFGAVFLFFFVAPLLLIGAVSFWPTSDYELIPGFTGQNYVSIFEGCSNLAEPCVTLKTYWSTLRFSLLTWAAALLIGFTIAYFLAFHVRSPGMQTLLFVICTIPFWTSNVIRMISWVPLLGRNGLVNQGLMGLGVVDKPVDWLLFSEFSVVLAFVHLYTMFMLVPIFNSMMRIDRSLLEAADDCGASGWQTLWNVIVPLSRTGILIGSIFVITIVMGDFVTVGVMGGQQIASVGKVIQVQTSYLQFPLAAANAVVLLAVVLMIIVALTRLVNLRKEL; translated from the coding sequence GTGAAGAGCACGGCGTTGACGGCCGGCCCGCCCGCCTGGCTGCAGGCGCTGCCGTTCGGCGCGGTGTTCCTGTTCTTCTTCGTCGCGCCGCTGCTGCTGATCGGGGCGGTGAGCTTCTGGCCGACCAGCGACTACGAGCTGATCCCCGGCTTCACCGGCCAGAACTACGTGTCGATCTTCGAGGGCTGCAGCAACCTGGCCGAGCCCTGCGTGACGCTGAAGACCTACTGGTCGACGCTGCGGTTTTCGCTGCTGACCTGGGCCGCCGCGCTGCTGATCGGCTTCACGATCGCCTATTTCTTGGCCTTCCACGTGCGTTCGCCGGGCATGCAGACGCTGCTGTTCGTCATCTGCACCATCCCGTTCTGGACCAGCAACGTCATCCGAATGATCTCGTGGGTGCCGCTGCTCGGCCGCAACGGCCTGGTCAACCAGGGGTTGATGGGGCTGGGGGTGGTCGACAAGCCGGTCGACTGGCTGCTGTTCTCGGAGTTCTCGGTGGTGCTGGCCTTCGTGCACCTGTACACGATGTTCATGCTGGTGCCGATCTTCAACTCGATGATGCGCATCGACCGCTCGCTGCTCGAGGCGGCCGACGACTGCGGCGCGAGCGGCTGGCAGACGCTGTGGAACGTGATCGTGCCGCTGTCGCGCACCGGCATCCTGATCGGCTCGATCTTCGTCATCACCATCGTGATGGGCGACTTCGTGACCGTCGGCGTGATGGGCGGCCAGCAGATCGCCTCGGTCGGCAAGGTGATCCAGGTCCAGACCTCCTACCTGCAGTTTCCGCTGGCCGCCGCCAACGCGGTGGTGCTGCTGGCGGTGGTGCTGATGATCATCGTCGCGCTGACGCGGCTGGTGAATCTGCGCAAGGAACTTTGA